The following coding sequences lie in one Methanohalophilus levihalophilus genomic window:
- a CDS encoding zinc ribbon domain-containing protein, producing the protein MRIRLKEETDFGTNGNENINKMYCHFCFQGETFTDDGITRKKKSQRTSKLQKIWHAGRRSEENCKRCNPDT; encoded by the coding sequence GTGCGGATACGCCTGAAAGAAGAAACGGATTTTGGAACTAACGGGAATGAGAACATTAACAAGATGTACTGCCACTTCTGTTTTCAGGGTGAAACTTTTACCGATGATGGCATAACCCGGAAGAAAAAATCACAAAGAACATCGAAATTGCAAAAAATATGGCATGCCGGAAGGAGAAGCGAGGAAAATTGCAAACGGTGTAATCCCGACACTTAA
- a CDS encoding GbsR/MarR family transcriptional regulator, with protein sequence MEEKLNQEIIEYGEEIFKVYGLDNLSAKIMSVLYFEPGELSMEELADLTGYSLASISLKMGQLETYWGIKRKKISGSRKAYFYMTKNYLELIEESFRKGFELESSLAQKHLPRLIAECKTQASSDYDLEKLKILENYCHELDGVKMLLDFVTEKVTEIQERHVGSN encoded by the coding sequence TTGGAAGAAAAGCTAAATCAGGAAATAATTGAGTATGGGGAGGAAATATTCAAGGTCTACGGTCTTGACAATCTTTCTGCGAAGATTATGTCTGTTTTGTATTTTGAACCCGGTGAATTGAGTATGGAAGAGCTGGCCGATCTGACCGGCTACAGCCTTGCTTCAATAAGCCTTAAAATGGGTCAGCTGGAAACTTATTGGGGTATAAAAAGAAAAAAGATATCGGGTTCCCGTAAGGCGTACTTCTACATGACAAAAAACTATCTTGAGCTTATTGAAGAATCGTTTCGGAAAGGATTTGAACTTGAATCAAGTCTTGCACAAAAACATCTTCCTCGCCTGATTGCGGAATGCAAAACTCAAGCTTCATCGGATTATGATCTTGAAAAGCTTAAGATTCTGGAGAACTATTGCCACGAGTTAGATGGAGTTAAAATGCTGCTTGATTTTGTAACCGAGAAAGTGACGGAAATTCAAGAACGGCATGTGGGCAGTAACTAA
- a CDS encoding COG1361 S-layer family protein, translating into MRTIRNYAKQCSFAIMVLALLLTVAASAQEESVNAGLPEHFSFDENYYTVYGGPDVVATLVGDNEFARGDTVTLNVNLMNKGVLTGFRSETDDDDLDTLEQKLQQAEMSYESQRTTAIGIVAIMTSSDPNIRVKSGPQEAGTLMAGEQTDSPVQFVIEISKNAEAGEYPLLLNLYYGFQRNVQVDGDNETDLGITNMQVGLWYDVGAQNVTVPVYVEEEAKFAVTNVTGILYANEENMLYVTYSNVGELTAKDAIVRMSPAEPFSTTDDQAYLGDLKPGESSVAAFRLKVDENAVFKSYAINSEIKYEDSDGHDRISDAVKIQTEVLPGASSGGNSSTMLGGLAVILLAVGGFVLYRKRSGTNSESEE; encoded by the coding sequence ATGCGAACGATAAGAAACTATGCAAAACAATGCTCCTTCGCAATAATGGTTTTGGCATTACTGCTTACAGTAGCTGCCAGTGCGCAGGAAGAATCTGTAAATGCAGGTTTGCCGGAACATTTCAGTTTTGATGAAAATTACTATACTGTTTATGGTGGCCCCGACGTAGTGGCCACCCTTGTAGGGGATAATGAATTTGCCCGCGGTGACACTGTTACACTGAATGTAAATTTGATGAATAAAGGGGTCCTAACAGGTTTCAGATCGGAAACCGATGACGATGATCTGGATACTCTGGAGCAAAAACTCCAGCAGGCAGAGATGTCCTATGAATCACAACGTACTACCGCAATAGGCATTGTTGCGATAATGACGTCCTCTGACCCGAATATCAGGGTAAAATCCGGTCCTCAGGAAGCGGGCACTCTTATGGCAGGTGAGCAAACAGATTCTCCTGTCCAGTTTGTGATTGAGATCTCCAAGAATGCCGAAGCAGGTGAGTACCCTCTGCTTTTGAATCTTTATTACGGCTTCCAGAGAAATGTGCAGGTTGATGGGGATAACGAAACGGATCTTGGTATTACCAACATGCAGGTAGGTTTGTGGTATGATGTTGGAGCCCAGAACGTAACCGTGCCGGTGTATGTCGAAGAAGAAGCCAAGTTTGCTGTTACAAACGTGACAGGGATTCTGTATGCCAATGAGGAAAACATGCTTTATGTTACTTATTCCAACGTCGGAGAGTTAACGGCAAAGGATGCTATCGTGCGTATGAGTCCTGCAGAGCCATTTAGTACTACCGATGATCAGGCTTATCTCGGAGACTTGAAGCCAGGTGAATCTTCAGTTGCAGCTTTCCGTTTGAAAGTCGATGAAAATGCAGTCTTCAAAAGCTATGCCATAAACAGTGAGATCAAATATGAGGACTCAGACGGTCATGACAGGATTTCGGATGCCGTGAAAATCCAGACAGAGGTACTTCCAGGGGCTTCATCAGGGGGCAACAGTAGTACAATGCTTGGCGGGCTGGCAGTTATTCTTTTAGCAGTCGGAGGTTTTGTCCTTTACAGGAAGCGCTCCGGTACTAATTCTGAATCGGAAGAATGA
- a CDS encoding cysteine desulfurase family protein, with protein MIYLDNSACTRLDERVLEAMKPYYFDVYAVATSEFGYSMGIDAKEGLEASRGTIASKLGASPEELVFTSGSTESSNMALKGVASALKKKGNHIIVSKIEDFPVLNTAKALEKQGFEVDYLDVDGEGKVDVESLANIIRDDTILVSIQQANQEIGTLQDIENIASVCKEKDTLLHTDATHSFTRVPLDVSKIPADLVTISGHTIHGPRGIGALYVSEGTPLNKWMDGGFQESNRRAGVENIPAAVGLAKAVELVTPEETKKLAEMRDRVIDGAFEQIPDVTLNGSREDRLPQNANVTFHYVEGESITLHLDMRGFAVSTGSACFSKSLEASHVIRGIGGDHERAHGSVRFTFGRYNTMEDADAIVEAISEVVEQLRVISPLRNND; from the coding sequence ATGATTTATCTTGATAATTCGGCATGTACCCGCCTTGATGAAAGGGTACTCGAGGCCATGAAACCATATTATTTTGATGTTTATGCTGTGGCAACTTCCGAATTCGGCTATTCCATGGGAATTGACGCCAAGGAAGGGTTGGAAGCATCCCGCGGGACAATCGCTTCAAAATTGGGGGCATCTCCGGAAGAGCTCGTGTTCACCTCCGGAAGCACTGAATCTAGCAACATGGCGCTGAAAGGTGTGGCTTCTGCACTTAAGAAGAAAGGAAATCATATAATAGTTTCAAAGATTGAGGATTTTCCGGTTTTGAATACTGCAAAAGCTCTTGAAAAACAGGGATTTGAAGTTGATTATCTTGATGTGGATGGAGAAGGTAAAGTGGATGTTGAATCGCTTGCAAATATCATCCGTGATGATACAATCCTTGTTTCCATACAGCAGGCCAATCAGGAAATCGGAACTCTGCAGGATATTGAGAATATCGCATCTGTCTGTAAGGAGAAAGACACTCTCCTGCACACTGATGCAACACACAGTTTCACCCGCGTCCCTCTAGATGTTTCGAAAATCCCTGCGGATCTTGTAACAATCTCAGGGCACACTATCCATGGTCCAAGGGGGATTGGCGCATTGTATGTTAGTGAAGGAACTCCCCTTAATAAATGGATGGACGGTGGGTTCCAGGAATCCAACCGGAGGGCAGGTGTTGAGAACATCCCTGCAGCAGTTGGTCTCGCAAAGGCCGTGGAACTGGTTACTCCTGAGGAAACCAAAAAACTCGCAGAAATGCGTGACAGGGTTATTGATGGTGCATTTGAGCAGATTCCTGATGTAACTCTTAACGGTAGTCGCGAGGACAGGCTTCCCCAGAACGCGAATGTCACCTTCCACTATGTCGAAGGCGAGTCTATCACGCTTCACCTTGATATGCGTGGATTTGCAGTTAGCACAGGGTCTGCATGTTTCAGCAAATCTCTTGAAGCCAGTCATGTAATTCGTGGAATAGGTGGAGATCATGAAAGAGCACACGGTTCCGTACGCTTCACTTTTGGCAGGTACAACACAATGGAAGATGCGGATGCAATTGTTGAGGCAATCAGCGAAGTTGTTGAGCAATTGAGGGTTATCAGCCCTCTCAGAAATAATGACTAA
- a CDS encoding DsrE/DsrF/DrsH-like family protein — MTGKAVLVVQSGDMDKLYSALIIGNGALAMGMEVSMYFTFWGLERLKKGGLEKGPLSKMHFLGLGKWMVKNRMKKANVASLEKLMDDYKELGGKIIACDMTMEIMGIKREDLREDWIDECGAVGTYVYEAKDADISLFI; from the coding sequence ATGACTGGAAAGGCCGTTCTAGTTGTCCAGAGCGGTGACATGGACAAGCTCTACAGTGCACTGATTATAGGAAACGGTGCACTTGCCATGGGTATGGAAGTCTCTATGTACTTTACTTTCTGGGGATTGGAAAGGCTCAAGAAAGGCGGGCTTGAAAAAGGACCTCTCTCAAAAATGCATTTCCTCGGTTTAGGCAAATGGATGGTAAAAAACAGAATGAAGAAAGCCAACGTTGCTTCCCTTGAAAAATTAATGGATGATTATAAGGAACTGGGCGGGAAAATAATCGCCTGCGACATGACCATGGAAATAATGGGAATCAAACGTGAAGATCTTCGTGAAGACTGGATCGATGAATGTGGTGCTGTAGGTACTTATGTTTACGAAGCAAAGGACGCAGACATAAGCCTGTTTATCTGA
- a CDS encoding NosD domain-containing protein: protein MGLKPQFIVAFALFVLMSGSAFATMIEVDSSGSKDHTTIQAAINAANASDIIIVHPGTYIENVIVNKELTLSSFSGNPDDTVVSASDANEPVFNITADNVSIRGFDVTSASGLDNSGVLLNNVTNTTIVSNKVTGNSIGIHLNQSGNNTIYNNYFNNTNNVLLSDTNVSNIWNTTKSGGPNIIEGPYVGGNYWAKPDGSGFSQTCNDADKDGFCDLDFVIGLNNTDHLSLNIDPSIDIELLMNGKDADTPLGPYVRYYYRLYWNYSVTNSGNINLTNITVNDESIGFIGTIPVLEPGSSIGFSSSEQAKYGHNENHAITVGTSPQGVDVSDTDPGHYFGYAPPETYDIPTAPPLLTAGILGIAMVLFLRRELK from the coding sequence GTGGGGCTTAAACCGCAGTTCATAGTAGCTTTTGCTCTATTTGTACTGATGTCAGGTAGTGCATTTGCTACTATGATCGAAGTTGATAGTAGTGGCAGTAAAGACCATACTACTATACAGGCTGCAATAAATGCAGCTAATGCAAGTGATATTATTATTGTTCATCCGGGTACATATATAGAAAATGTGATTGTCAATAAGGAACTGACTTTGTCTTCTTTCTCCGGGAATCCGGATGATACAGTTGTTTCGGCATCGGATGCAAATGAACCTGTTTTTAATATAACAGCGGATAATGTGTCAATCAGAGGTTTCGATGTAACTTCTGCCAGTGGCCTGGATAATTCGGGAGTATTGCTGAACAATGTTACAAACACAACTATTGTTTCCAACAAAGTTACAGGAAATAGTATTGGTATTCATTTGAACCAATCCGGAAATAATACAATTTACAATAATTATTTCAACAACACAAACAACGTTCTGTTAAGTGATACAAACGTTTCCAATATCTGGAATACAACAAAGTCAGGCGGTCCAAACATCATTGAAGGCCCATATGTTGGTGGAAACTATTGGGCGAAACCGGATGGTTCCGGCTTCAGCCAGACCTGCAATGATGCGGATAAGGATGGGTTTTGTGATTTGGATTTTGTTATCGGGTTAAACAATACAGATCATCTTTCGCTGAATATCGATCCTTCTATTGATATTGAGCTACTGATGAATGGAAAAGATGCTGATACACCACTTGGTCCCTATGTGAGATATTACTACAGACTTTACTGGAATTACAGTGTCACTAATAGCGGTAACATCAATCTGACCAACATTACGGTGAACGATGAAAGCATTGGTTTCATAGGTACAATTCCGGTGCTGGAGCCCGGTTCATCGATTGGATTCTCAAGCAGTGAACAGGCCAAATATGGGCACAATGAAAACCATGCAATTACGGTTGGCACATCTCCACAGGGAGTTGACGTATCGGATACGGATCCGGGGCATTACTTTGGTTATGCACCTCCTGAAACCTATGATATTCCGACTGCACCTCCACTCCTGACAGCCGGGATTTTAGGAATTGCAATGGTACTTTTCTTGAGGCGGGAATTGAAGTAA
- a CDS encoding COG1361 S-layer family protein, with protein sequence MNDFLKNYPSILVIGIVLLLCMAPAVQSKEFIPPVSEFSTNYYETYGEPDIYASVVGDVEIGRGEEYLLNVVLSNRGVLHGVEYDTSIDADETEHALSLKELEYEAYRTTAIGLKAELISTSDYIDVDPDSSLQTLDELMPGVLPDYPLVFKLEVSEHAPAGEYLLLLPVTYQYQSEVEMTGGSTVILGLPSMDHTTYYKNANKTLQIPILVKPDPKLEVTEVEGELMAGSTSTVNITYTNMGEMPANDAIARLVAMKPLSSSRNEISLGTLYPGEKRTVSFEVTAENNAVPKDYAISSEVKYIDEDGETSLSDALMVQIPLHKSESVIPTFDLLLAGVFLIVGFMSFRYVRKN encoded by the coding sequence ATGAATGATTTCCTGAAAAATTATCCTTCTATCCTTGTAATCGGGATAGTTTTACTCTTATGTATGGCGCCGGCAGTTCAATCCAAGGAATTTATTCCTCCGGTCTCCGAATTCTCCACTAATTACTACGAAACCTATGGAGAACCGGATATTTATGCATCAGTGGTTGGTGATGTTGAAATTGGACGTGGTGAGGAATATTTGCTAAACGTTGTCCTGTCCAACAGGGGCGTTCTTCACGGTGTTGAGTATGATACAAGTATAGACGCTGATGAAACGGAACACGCGTTGTCCCTGAAGGAACTTGAATACGAAGCCTACAGGACTACTGCAATAGGCCTCAAAGCGGAATTGATATCAACTTCCGATTATATCGATGTTGATCCTGACTCCAGTCTTCAGACTCTTGATGAACTGATGCCCGGTGTACTTCCCGACTATCCGCTTGTGTTTAAACTTGAAGTTTCCGAACATGCTCCTGCAGGTGAATATCTGCTACTTCTGCCTGTGACTTATCAGTATCAGAGTGAAGTGGAGATGACGGGTGGAAGTACTGTGATTCTGGGTCTTCCTTCAATGGATCACACGACATACTACAAGAATGCCAACAAAACGCTGCAGATTCCAATCCTTGTCAAACCTGATCCAAAACTTGAGGTCACAGAAGTGGAAGGGGAATTAATGGCGGGCTCGACTTCTACAGTTAACATTACCTATACCAACATGGGTGAGATGCCTGCAAATGACGCAATTGCCCGTCTTGTGGCAATGAAGCCCCTTTCGTCATCAAGGAACGAAATCTCCCTCGGTACGTTGTACCCAGGAGAAAAAAGAACAGTTTCCTTTGAGGTAACTGCTGAAAACAATGCAGTTCCCAAGGATTATGCAATTTCCAGTGAAGTCAAGTACATTGACGAAGACGGTGAGACCAGCCTTTCGGATGCTTTGATGGTGCAAATACCACTTCACAAATCAGAGTCTGTGATTCCGACATTTGATTTGTTGCTTGCAGGTGTTTTCCTGATAGTGGGCTTCATGTCTTTCAGGTATGTCAGGAAAAATTGA
- a CDS encoding iron-sulfur cluster assembly scaffold protein — translation MQFPYTEKVLEHFRHPRNVGKIENPDGKSMEGSPACGDMVAVYLKIDDDTKVIEDIKFESYGCASNIATGSVITEMAKGKTIDEAKTIGWKEAAEELGGLPPVKAHCSVLAVEGLRAAIRDYEEKHGLITEREPTTDDVVKTRLKHVMNPLTGLDVIRTDLILKTSIEDGIVRVVVDLPSDHQFAPAIKEDVIEKLESLWDVKRVEVVFTE, via the coding sequence ATGCAATTCCCTTATACTGAAAAAGTGCTTGAGCATTTCAGGCATCCACGTAACGTGGGTAAAATCGAAAATCCGGACGGCAAATCAATGGAAGGCAGCCCTGCCTGTGGTGACATGGTTGCGGTTTATCTCAAGATTGATGATGATACAAAGGTAATCGAGGACATAAAATTCGAGTCATACGGTTGTGCTTCCAATATCGCTACAGGTTCCGTAATCACGGAAATGGCTAAGGGCAAGACAATCGATGAAGCTAAAACAATTGGCTGGAAAGAGGCAGCTGAGGAACTCGGTGGCTTGCCTCCGGTAAAAGCCCACTGCTCGGTTCTGGCTGTTGAAGGTCTCCGCGCAGCTATACGTGATTACGAAGAGAAACATGGTCTTATCACTGAAAGAGAACCTACAACAGATGATGTTGTTAAGACCCGTCTCAAACACGTCATGAATCCGCTTACCGGACTTGATGTTATTCGCACGGATTTGATCCTGAAAACCTCCATCGAAGACGGTATTGTCAGGGTTGTGGTGGATCTGCCATCAGATCACCAGTTTGCTCCGGCCATCAAAGAAGATGTCATAGAAAAGCTGGAATCACTCTGGGACGTAAAAAGAGTGGAAGTTGTATTTACTGAATGA
- the wrbA gene encoding NAD(P)H:quinone oxidoreductase: protein MKINIVFYSTFGHVYEMAEAVAEGAREVEGAEVGLYQVAETLSPEILEKMRATDSKKRFEHLPVATPETLVEADAIIFGTAARFGMMAAQMRAFLDSTGKIWSQGALIGKVGSVFTSTATQHGGQEAAILSFHATLLHHGMIIVGLPNSETRHSTLDEISGGSPYGASTVAGNGPDTRRPTENELEIARFQGKHVAEITKKLVGE from the coding sequence TTGAAGATAAATATTGTATTTTACAGTACATTCGGGCATGTATACGAAATGGCGGAAGCAGTTGCCGAAGGTGCCCGGGAAGTGGAGGGGGCAGAAGTCGGACTCTATCAGGTAGCTGAAACCCTGAGTCCGGAAATTCTGGAGAAAATGAGGGCAACAGATTCCAAAAAACGGTTTGAGCATTTGCCGGTTGCAACTCCTGAAACACTGGTGGAAGCGGACGCCATTATTTTCGGAACTGCTGCACGTTTTGGAATGATGGCCGCCCAGATGCGAGCCTTCCTTGACAGTACCGGGAAGATATGGTCTCAAGGCGCCCTTATTGGAAAGGTTGGAAGTGTTTTTACATCCACTGCCACTCAGCATGGAGGGCAGGAAGCCGCAATCTTAAGTTTCCATGCTACCTTGCTGCATCACGGGATGATTATTGTCGGGTTGCCAAATTCCGAAACCCGTCACTCAACCCTTGACGAAATCTCTGGTGGGAGTCCTTATGGAGCTTCAACGGTTGCAGGTAATGGTCCGGATACAAGGCGTCCGACTGAAAACGAACTTGAAATTGCACGTTTCCAGGGAAAGCATGTGGCGGAAATCACAAAGAAACTTGTTGGGGAATGA
- a CDS encoding sulfurtransferase TusA family protein translates to MAEIEIDVRGQTCPVPLVECRKALRKAAEGDEVIIVGTHAASKKEIPMACESMGLEVLGIEDKDTEWKIRIKR, encoded by the coding sequence ATGGCCGAAATAGAAATCGATGTAAGGGGACAGACTTGTCCTGTTCCGCTCGTGGAGTGCAGGAAAGCTCTTCGCAAGGCCGCAGAGGGTGATGAAGTCATTATTGTCGGTACCCACGCAGCTTCAAAGAAGGAAATTCCCATGGCTTGTGAGTCAATGGGCCTTGAAGTGCTGGGCATTGAAGATAAGGACACTGAATGGAAGATCAGGATTAAAAGGTGA
- a CDS encoding RND family transporter produces the protein MDTGLKQIFEKIGVFIEDNPLPLLILSILLIFIAFEGATMIKMASDTSTFVDKDSKMYQDYDHLYLDMFYTQSIVVMIEDGEVSNPELVHAIDRFEQLVRPVDGVVETTGLASVIRQTNFDVNNKYELPSNENEIEQLLDIYAPKSVVPDNTHTFVFIEVGGDVSYDDLREILRIVEESVVFAEFPAGYNVIVTGDADFNIEMEDEMNSSISYLLMISIILMFVVLYIVFRHVRWRLLPLGIVMIGVIYTFGAMGFLDIPMTMVSMAAFPILIGLGIDYAIQFHNRIEEELECGECESEAVVQTVKHTGPAVLIALLITSMGFVSLFTSTVPMIQDFGKLLLIGVAMCFIASLFVGVTTLYGLDGASKNRFISKISSLIPKREKKTKKSSGPDKFETLLRNSTKFTLKHPVPILFLAGLLCVSGIYTDTMIPIEADTKTFVPSDMKALLEWTHMGSVMEGGTTHIDLIIKVEDVSDPAVIQWMEEFGEHETEHRANIYGSEGMHTLLKSYNGGVLPSEDSEIEALYSVIPESQSRWFMHDDSFLLMQLDTGNAWTELGIEGIGELVGILEDDVRWMQPPPGVSVTVTGDLVVMTTLIDALTSGRIMMTLTGLFMVLGGLLVIYRDWLKAFVPVATMFVVIGWAGGVMYFTDVPYTPMTATLGALILGVGSEYAVLMMERYYEEKEKGFSPHDAMVTASGKIGKAIIASGLTTLFGFSALIASPFGLNSNFGLVTVIDVALALFATFVVFPPLIVYLDSWREERNGKSVLSGQEVMSYE, from the coding sequence GTGGATACGGGCTTAAAACAAATCTTTGAGAAAATAGGGGTATTTATTGAAGACAATCCTCTTCCTCTCCTAATACTTTCCATCCTTTTGATCTTCATTGCCTTTGAAGGAGCCACAATGATAAAGATGGCTTCGGATACCAGTACTTTTGTTGATAAGGATTCGAAGATGTATCAGGATTATGATCACCTTTACCTTGATATGTTCTACACCCAGTCAATCGTTGTAATGATTGAGGATGGTGAGGTAAGTAACCCCGAACTTGTTCATGCAATTGACAGGTTTGAACAACTTGTGCGTCCGGTTGATGGGGTGGTGGAGACCACCGGGCTGGCATCTGTTATCCGGCAAACGAATTTTGACGTGAATAATAAGTATGAACTTCCTTCAAATGAGAATGAAATTGAGCAATTGCTTGATATTTACGCGCCAAAATCAGTGGTTCCTGATAATACGCACACCTTTGTGTTCATTGAAGTTGGGGGAGATGTGAGCTACGATGATCTCAGGGAAATACTTCGTATTGTAGAAGAGTCCGTAGTTTTTGCGGAATTTCCGGCAGGTTACAACGTAATTGTGACGGGTGATGCTGACTTCAACATCGAAATGGAAGATGAGATGAATAGCAGCATATCGTACCTGCTAATGATCTCAATAATACTGATGTTTGTTGTTCTTTACATTGTCTTCCGTCATGTGAGGTGGAGATTGCTCCCGCTTGGCATCGTGATGATCGGTGTGATCTACACTTTTGGGGCGATGGGCTTCCTGGATATTCCAATGACAATGGTGTCGATGGCTGCTTTCCCAATCCTGATTGGCCTTGGGATAGACTATGCCATCCAGTTCCATAATCGTATTGAGGAGGAATTGGAATGTGGTGAATGTGAATCAGAAGCAGTGGTCCAGACGGTCAAACACACAGGTCCTGCGGTCCTTATTGCTTTGCTCATTACTTCAATGGGTTTTGTTTCCCTCTTTACTTCCACGGTTCCCATGATCCAGGATTTCGGAAAACTTCTTCTTATCGGGGTTGCAATGTGCTTTATTGCATCTCTTTTTGTCGGAGTTACCACTCTCTATGGTCTTGATGGTGCCAGCAAAAACAGGTTCATCAGCAAAATTTCATCACTGATTCCCAAAAGGGAAAAGAAAACAAAGAAATCCAGTGGTCCTGACAAATTCGAAACCCTCCTGCGCAATTCCACAAAATTCACTCTCAAACATCCTGTTCCAATACTGTTTCTTGCAGGGTTGCTCTGTGTATCCGGAATTTATACGGATACAATGATCCCAATAGAAGCTGACACAAAAACCTTTGTTCCCTCCGACATGAAGGCCTTGCTTGAATGGACTCACATGGGTAGTGTAATGGAAGGTGGCACCACTCATATTGATCTTATTATCAAGGTGGAAGATGTCTCTGATCCGGCGGTGATTCAATGGATGGAAGAATTTGGTGAACATGAGACTGAGCACCGTGCCAACATATACGGCTCGGAAGGGATGCATACTCTGCTGAAGTCATATAACGGCGGGGTATTACCCTCCGAGGATTCTGAAATTGAAGCACTTTATTCAGTAATTCCGGAATCACAATCCCGGTGGTTCATGCATGATGACAGTTTCCTTCTTATGCAACTGGATACTGGTAATGCCTGGACCGAGCTTGGAATCGAAGGTATAGGTGAACTTGTTGGCATTCTGGAAGATGATGTTCGCTGGATGCAGCCACCTCCAGGTGTTTCCGTAACTGTTACCGGAGATCTTGTGGTCATGACGACTTTGATTGATGCTCTTACTTCAGGGCGTATCATGATGACACTCACCGGTCTGTTTATGGTTCTTGGAGGATTGCTTGTGATTTACCGTGACTGGCTCAAGGCATTTGTGCCGGTTGCAACAATGTTTGTCGTAATAGGATGGGCTGGTGGAGTAATGTATTTCACCGACGTTCCTTATACACCTATGACAGCCACTCTTGGCGCTTTAATTCTGGGTGTGGGATCTGAATATGCAGTCTTGATGATGGAACGTTACTACGAGGAAAAAGAGAAAGGTTTCTCGCCCCATGATGCAATGGTGACTGCAAGCGGTAAAATCGGGAAGGCTATTATTGCTTCAGGTCTTACAACGCTTTTTGGTTTCTCCGCTTTGATTGCATCGCCGTTTGGCTTAAACAGTAACTTTGGTCTTGTAACTGTTATTGATGTTGCACTGGCCTTGTTTGCTACCTTTGTAGTTTTCCCGCCACTCATAGTATATCTTGATAGCTGGCGTGAAGAAAGGAATGGAAAGTCAGTTCTTTCCGGGCAGGAGGTAATGTCTTATGAATGA
- a CDS encoding gamma carbonic anhydrase family protein — protein sequence MITEFKSKKPVIHKTAFVADSAEIIGDVKIGEYSSVWFNAVLRGDADKIHIGSRTSIQDNVVVHGATDVGDYVTVGHSAVLHGCKIKSNVLIGINSTILDGSEIGGDSIVGAHALVPPGKKFPPKSLIIGVPGKLQRELTDEEVKMIKENSDSYVELMGEYKK from the coding sequence ATGATAACAGAATTCAAATCCAAAAAACCTGTAATCCATAAGACGGCTTTCGTTGCTGACTCTGCAGAAATTATCGGGGATGTGAAAATCGGGGAGTATTCAAGTGTCTGGTTTAATGCTGTACTCCGGGGAGATGCTGATAAAATCCACATTGGAAGCAGGACCAGTATTCAGGATAATGTGGTCGTTCATGGTGCAACTGATGTCGGAGATTATGTTACTGTTGGCCACAGTGCTGTTCTTCACGGGTGCAAAATCAAAAGCAATGTGCTGATTGGTATTAATTCTACGATTCTTGACGGATCTGAAATCGGAGGCGATTCAATAGTCGGGGCTCATGCCCTTGTACCTCCAGGCAAAAAATTTCCTCCAAAAAGTCTGATAATAGGGGTTCCGGGAAAACTACAAAGGGAGCTTACGGATGAAGAGGTTAAGATGATAAAGGAAAATTCAGACAGTTATGTTGAATTGATGGGGGAATACAAAAAATAA
- a CDS encoding carboxymuconolactone decarboxylase family protein — protein MSENPLEVIKNADPEFFDLLENTSQTALSEGSIPMKYKLLIAMSLDAAAGAVNGVQNLAIGAMNEGATKEEVMEALRITQYIAGVGSVYTAANALKDVL, from the coding sequence ATGTCTGAAAACCCACTTGAAGTAATAAAAAATGCAGATCCTGAATTTTTTGATCTTCTGGAAAACACCAGCCAGACAGCTCTTTCTGAAGGCAGCATTCCGATGAAATACAAACTTCTCATTGCAATGTCCCTTGATGCTGCAGCAGGTGCGGTAAATGGTGTGCAAAACCTTGCAATTGGAGCTATGAATGAAGGTGCAACAAAAGAAGAAGTCATGGAAGCCCTGCGCATCACTCAATATATTGCCGGTGTCGGGAGTGTTTACACCGCAGCTAATGCCCTGAAAGATGTACTATAA